In Solanum pennellii chromosome 3, SPENNV200, a single window of DNA contains:
- the LOC107015484 gene encoding transcription termination factor MTEF18, mitochondrial-like has translation MKHLQKLTTPLILKWGYAFNNSRPTFGSFQKVRFYATAKKSKLKQEKEEECHIPRAVKKEAQAALLDYLHSTRSLQFMDAEHMSKNSPFFLSNLLRRIDNENDIRRSLTRFLRYHPINEFEPFFESIGLKPCQYLPFLPRDLIFLNDDYRLLDNYHILCNYGISRNKIGWIFAEAPEVFRYDSGVLDLKLASFHGVGIDQCTVVKLVCASPHLLIGNVHKEFFQVFEELKKTGVEYSWIEEQLNGNFVDWSHLLELICFLNGLGLTDQQLGKLICQVPGLLFDCSGRTTFSLIGFWLKFGIQIPELLGVFLHFPQIPISTFVFNMRQGYQFLIQIEMPFLEIGNIIHSYPTLLGSCVLKKATSLLTTLNTGKKRLCSVIKENPEFLRNLVRGAKVERLPIAEEELRSKMMKTKFLLDLGFAENSSEMEKALKLFRGKGVELQERFDCLVNAGLNRKHVASVLKIYPQILNQRKEVLEAKIDFLLNKLGLPLSTLISFPSYLNYTIPRTTLRVSMYNWLKDQGKVDPTLSLSTIIACSEKLFMKTYVNPHPKGLEVWQDLKREIYPD, from the coding sequence ATGAAGCATTTGCAGAAACTGACAACTCCATTAATTCTCAAATGGGGTTATGCTTTTAACAATTCTAGACCCACTTTTGGTTCCTTCCAAAAGGTCAGGTTTTATGCAACTGCTAAAAAATCTAAAttgaaacaagaaaaagaagaagaatgtcATATACCTCGTGCAGTGAAGAAGGAAGCACAAGCTGCTTTGCTAGACTACTTGCATTCCACTAGAAGTTTGCAGTTTATGGATGCTGAACATATGAGTAAAAACTcacctttttttctttccaacttATTACGAAGAattgataatgaaaatgatattaGACGTTCTTTAACTCGATTCTTGCGATATCATCCAATCAATGAATTTGAACCATTCTTTGAGAGTATTGGTCTGAAACCTTGTCAGTACTTGCCATTTCTTCCTAGAGATCTCATCTTTTTGAATGATGATTATAGGTTGCTTGATAACTATCACATCTTGTGTAATTATGGTATTTCAAGAAATAAGATAGGATGGATTTTTGCTGAAGCTCCAGAAGTTTTTAGATATGATTCTGGAGTTCTGGACTTGAAACTTGCTTCTTTTCACGGGGTTGGGATAGATCAGTGTACTGTTGTCAAGCTTGTTTGTGCAAGTCCTCATCTTTTGATTGGGAATGTACACAAGgaattttttcaagtttttgagGAATTAAAGAAAACAGGAGTTGAATATAGTTGGATTGAGGAGCAATTGAATGGAAATTTTGTAGATTGGAGCCACTTACTCGAGCTCATATGCTTCTTGAACGGGTTGGGCTTGACTGATCAACAATTGGGAAAGTTAATTTGTCAAGTTCCTGGTCTTCTGTTTGATTGTTCCGGACGTACTACATTTTCGCTAATTGGATTCTGGTTGAAATTTGGTATTCAGATACCCGAATTACTTGGTGTATTTCTACACTTCCCACAAATTCCAATATCCACATTTGTTTTCAATATGAGGCAAGGATACCAGTTCTTGATTCAAATTGAGATGCCTTTCTTAGAGATTGgaaatattattcattcatacccTACATTGCTAGGCTCATGTGTTTTGAAGAAAGCTACAAGCTTGCTAACTACCCTGAATACAGGGAAGAAGCGGCTTTGTAGTGTGATCAAGGAGAATCCCGAATTTTTGAGGAATTTGGTTCGTGGAGCCAAAGTTGAACGGTTACCTATAGCTGAGGAGGAGCTGAGATCCAAAATGATGAAAACTAAGTTCCTTTTGGATTTGGGTTTTGCTGAGAACTCGAGTGAAATGGAGAAAGCTCTCAAATTATTTCGAGGGAAAGGGGTGGAGCTCCAAGAGAGGTTTGATTGTCTGGTAAATGCTGGTTTGAATCGAAAGCATGTTGCTTCAGTGCTGAAAATATATCCGCAAATACTCAATCAAAGGAAAGAGGTACTTGAGgcaaaaattgattttctattGAATAAATTGGGTCTTCCACTGTCTACTTTAATTTCGTTTCCATCCTACCTAAACTACACAATTCCAAGAACCACACTTAGGGTTTCAATGTATAATTGGCTCAAAGATCAAGGAAAAGTGGACCCAACATTGTCTTTGAGCACTATCATAGCTTGCTCAGAGAAACTATTCATGAAGACTTATGTAAATCCTCATCCTAAAGGCCTTGAAGTCTGGCAAGATCTGAAAAGAGAGATATATCCTGATTGA